TTTTTATCAGGACGATCTCGCCCAAGCCGAAACGCTGGGTACCGAAGCAGTCGACTGGCTAACCGAGCGGCAGCGCCTGCAAGACGAGCGGTTGGCGACATCCCCCGTGCAGCCCTACAGCTTTCACGTAGCCAATATCTTCCCAAACTTCAGCATGATTGGCATGGGCACGGCTTTTTACGGTCGGGGATTCATCATGTGGCAGCCTCGGGGACCGCGGTTGACCGAGGTTTGGGAGTGGTGTTTGGTGGAAAGCTCCGCGCCCCGTGCTGTCAAGGAACGCATGGTCTTCGTCTTGAGTCAGCGGCAATCGGCGGCCGGTCTCGTGACGCCCGATGATCACGAAAACTTCGAACGATTGTCTGACGCCCTTGACACCGGAGTCGCCCGGGATGTGCCGTTCAACTACTCACTCGGCGAGGACGTCGAACCAATGGAGTCGCTGGTTGCGGAGTTACCCGGCAATGTCAGGCCGCAGATCAGCGAAGCCTACCAGCGCGAGTTCTATCGGCACTGGCACCGAACTATGACGGAGCCGGCCTAGCCATGGAGACCAGCCAGTTGGACGTGGAACTGCGGCTGCGAATAAACGAATTCTATGCGCGGGAGACCATGCTTCTCGATGATGGGCGGCTGGACGAGTGGCTGGGCTTATTGGCGCCGGATGTCAGATACACGATGCCATTCCCAGAGTCCAGCACGCATCCGGTCGACGATGATGACGGCCTACCGCCGTTTCTGTTGTTCAACGACGACTACGAATCGCTGAAGCTGAGAATTGCCCGGCTGGCTACTGGGCTCGCCCCCGGGGAAACTCCACGCACGATCACTCAGCGCTTAGTCAGCGACATCCTGGTCACCGATGTATCCGATCAGGAGCTGAGCGTCCGATCCAGCGTCATGGTGTTTCTCGTACGCCATGAACGCCACGAGAGCTTCTTCATCGGCAAACGACAAGACGTTCTACGCCGAGACGAAGACTCGGGCCTGCTGCTGGCCGCCCGGGTCATCACCCTGGCTCATAGCGTTCTTCCACGAGCGATTTCGATCTTCTTCTAATGCCCAGTCGTTCACTAGCTCTCAGATAGGTCGCACATGACAGATGTCGCGTCACGCGAGCTCGGCCTAGGATTTCTCGGAATCGGTCAGGCAGTCGCCCGAATCTTCCAGCAGTACCCAGACATGTCGACGCTGCCGTATCGGGTTGTGGCGGCAGCCGATACCCGATCACACTCGCTCGCCCGCTTCGCCACCGAGTTCTCCGGCCAGACCTACACGAACGCAGAGCAACTGTGTGCCGATCCAAGCGTGGACGTCGTCTACATCGCCACCCCTCCCGAGCTGCATCGGGAGCATGCGCTAATGGCCGCACGTCACGGAAAACACATGATCGTCGAAAAGCCGTTGGCCATGTCGATCGACGATTGCACTGCAATGGTCGAGGCGGCCCAGGCAGCGGGCGTGCAGCTGATGGCCGGCCACACACACAGCTTTGATGCGCCGGTGCGAGCGATGGCCGAACTTGTAGCCAGTGGCGAACTCGGCGAGTTGCTCATGGTCAACACCTGGAATTTCAACGACTTCAACCGGCGACCGTGGCCGACTTCGGAATTGCGCTCGACCAGCGGGCCAGTGCTCAACCAGGGGCCCCACCAGGTCGATATCGTGCGGCAGATAGCCGGCGGTTTGGCCAGAACAGTGCGTGCGTCGACAATATGGGACGACGTCCGGGAATGCGTCGGGGGATACACCTGTCATCTCGGATTCGAATCAGGAGCTTCCGCCACGCTCGTCTATGACGCGCGAGCTTTCTTCGACGTCGCGGAGTTGCACTCGTGGGTGGCAGAAGACGGCGGCCGCCGCAGTCCCCAAGCCAACCAGCGAGTAGCCAGCAACTTCGCTGCGCTCAGTCAGAACCCTGACCACCTTGAAGTAGCACTGGAAGCCCAGAAGGAGCAGGGCCGCTACGGTGCTGCGACGACGACCGAAGAGTCACAGGAGCTGTGGGGGTACTCCGCCCCCGGAGAGATCATCCACCACCCCTACTTCGGCCTGACCGTGGTCAGCTGCCAACACGGCGCGATCAGGCAGTCGCCCGACGGGCTGGTGGTGTACGGGCAAAACGGATTACAGGAAATACCGGTCGCGCGCACCATGCGGGGCAGGGCCGCAGAGTTGGCTGAACTACATCGGGCGATCACTGAGGACCGCCCTGTTCAGCACGACGGTCGCTGGGGGCGCGCGACGCTAGAAGTATGTTTCGCCATCCTGCAGTCGGCCTACGAAGATCGCGAAGTCGTTCTCTCCCACCAGGTATCGCTGTGACTTCAGATGAGGAGAAATCGTGGGTGAGATTGTAGCCGGTTACGCGTCGTCCCATGCCTTCACTTTCATCCCGCCTCCCAGGTGGGAAGGCTTCCGCATAAAGAACAGGCAGAAGTACACATTGCGACGCGGTAAGACCCCACCTCGCCTGAGGAAAGACGAAGAACCATTCGACGACGCTGCGGCGCGTTACGCGCACATCGAGAACGGGCTTCAAAGGCTGCGTGACAGCATCAGACAAGACCGACTGGATTGCCTGATCATCATCGGTGATGACCAAAACGAAAACTTCGACGGTTCGGCACTGCCCCAGATAGCCATCCACACAGGAGATGGGTTCACAGTGTCTGACCGCTTCTTGCCAGACGCGCGGTTTTGGAAAAGTTCGCCCGAACTCAGTAAGGACTTGAGTGAGCACACCGTCGAGGCCGGATTCGACGTCACCGCAGTCACCGATTTTCGTGACAGCACCTTGCACTCACACGCACACGGCGAGATTGTGGCCAACATCCTCCGAGACCACCAAATCCCAGTGGTGTTGGTATTCCTCAATGCCGTTCACGTGCCGTCGTTGTCGCCTAAACGGTGCTTCGCGCTCGGCCGCGCGATTGCCGACGCCGTGCGGTCACGCCGCCCTGCAGACGAGAGGATAGGTCTTTACGCGTCCGGTGGACTTTCACACTTCACTGCCGGCTATCCATGGGCTGCCTACGATGGGCCGCGCGTTCACGGCTCCATCGACGAGGAATTCGATCGCCGCACCCTGAAGTGCCTCGCTACCGGAAACGGCTACGAGCTGAGCAAACTGACCAGCGAAGACCTGCTCAACTCTGGCAACATCGAGCTGAGATCGTGGATATGTGCTGTCGGCGCAGTCGGCGGCAACACGCCATGGGCCAGCGTCTATGAGCCCATTCCCCGCGCCCTTATGGGAATGGCCGTCGCCTGGACGAACTGCGAAGTCACTGTTTAGCGCGTCGAAGGTGAGGCACGCGAAATTTGATTCTGCGGGTGTGGGTTATCCGCAGATCTACTCGACGTTTGCACTGAGAACCCCCACGGTCGAAGGAAGATGTCGTCGGCCGTGACCCTGGGACGAGGGCATGTCTGCCCACCCTCTGGCCCAGTCAACCGGCAGAACCGTGGGCCGCCGAGACGCCGCTCGCGAAAGGGTATGTGTCTCAATGTCGTTGTTGCGCCGCCTGCGCGGACTGTCGGCGACAATAGGCCCACACCGAAACCAGAGTCTCTGTTTTACAGAGTAGATCTCTGGTATACAGTAAGGCTATTGGGTGTAGCGCCTAACTGCGTGGAAGTGATGGCTCGTGGTTAACGATGCCTTCTGCTTCGGGGCCTCAACAGCCCAAGCCCTATAGGAACGGTTAAGGAGGCGAACCGGATGGCCATCTGCGCTGCCAGCACCACCCATCGCAGTTTGGGTAAGGCATCCGCGGACTTCGCTGTCGTCGTCAAGGACGGCGTCGACACCGAAACCCCGAGTTGGCGATGAGCTCCACCCCTTCGGGTGCAGGGCTAGACACTGAACGACACGCCATCGCGCTGGCCTGTCGCGTCCTGGCGGCGCGCGACTTGGCGCCAGGCATCCTCGGCCACATCAGCCTGCGCGTCGACCGAGATCGACTGCTGATCCGATGTCGTGGTCCGCGCGAGCGAGGGCTCGCGTTCACCAGCGCAGAGGACATCCGGATGGTCACGTTGGACGGTACAGCGGGCGGCAAAGGAGAACTCGACGATGGTTACCAGCCGCCGAACGAGTTGCCACTGCACACCGAAGTGCTCCGCACCCGCCGCGATGTCAATGCTGTGGTTCATGCGCACCCCGAGGCGGTAGTCGCCGCCGATCTCGCCGGTCTGGCTGTCCGACCGATCGTCGGAGCGTTTGACATACCCGGTTTTCGGCTCGCCGCGGCTGGCGTGCCGGTCTATCGGCGAGGCGTATTGGTGCGCAATCGGCAACTAGCCCAGGAAATGGTTGCTGCTATGGCAGACCGGCCGGTGGTCGTTCTCCGTGCCCACGGCCTCACCAGTGCTGCGGACACCGTCGAGCGGGCCGTACTACAGGCCATCAGCGTCGACACGATCTCGCGTTTGTCGCTCCAGATCGCTTCTGCGGGTGGCACTCTGGCTGATTTGCCCGACGCTGATGCAGCAGAGCTGCCTGATCTCGGTAACGCTTTCAACGAGACCATCGCGTGGCGTCACGAGTTGGCGCGCCTCGAAACCCATGGTTTGTCGTGTCACCCATCGGAGAAAAGGTCCTCATAGGCACATCCGGGCACGCGCTCATGTCCATTGCCGCGGGTGGTCTGGGACGCGGCTTCCGATCCCATCGGACCATTGGCGTAGACATCCCCCGCACTCTCCTCGCCCGAGCATCGAGACCCGCGTGAATCGGAGCTTCGACAGCGCTGCGCGGATAGACCCCCCATTCAGCGGCGAGGACACTGGTGGGCAGATGCAGAGCAACAAGAGCATTGCGCATCACCGGAGGGACGATAGTTTTGAGTTGGTTGACCGGGCAAGTCGCCCTGGTGACCGGCGGGGCAGCCGGAATCGGTTTGGCCGTGGTCGAGCGTTTCTTGGCCGAGGGCGCATGCGTGGGCGTCCTGGATCGCTCGGAAGGCGACCTGGCTACCATCGGCAACGCCGACGGCAGGCTCATCGCGGTAACAGGTGACGTGAGGTCGTATGCAGACAACGTCATGGCGGTGCGCGAAACGGTCGATGCGTTCGGAAAGCTCGACGTCTTCGTCGGCAACGCTGGGATCTTCGATTACTTTGCCCCTTTGGTGGGTTTCGACGGAGCCGACCTCAGCAGCGCCTTCGATGAGATCTTCGCGGTCAATGTAAAGGGCTACCTCCTTGGTGCCAGGGCCGCCGTTCCTGAACTCCTCAAAAGCGATGGCCCGAGCATGATCTTCACCGTCTCCAACTCTGGCTTCTATGCCTCCGGTGGCGGCCCGCTGTACACCGCTTCCAAGCACGCAGTCGTTGGCGTAGTGCGTGAACTGGCCTACGAGTTGGCGCCGAAGATCAGGGTGAATGGCGTCGCTCCAGGCGGCACGGTAACGGGCCTGCGTGGAATCGAGGACCTCGGCCAGGGTCAGGACGTGT
The window above is part of the Mycolicibacterium rutilum genome. Proteins encoded here:
- a CDS encoding Gfo/Idh/MocA family protein, which codes for MTDVASRELGLGFLGIGQAVARIFQQYPDMSTLPYRVVAAADTRSHSLARFATEFSGQTYTNAEQLCADPSVDVVYIATPPELHREHALMAARHGKHMIVEKPLAMSIDDCTAMVEAAQAAGVQLMAGHTHSFDAPVRAMAELVASGELGELLMVNTWNFNDFNRRPWPTSELRSTSGPVLNQGPHQVDIVRQIAGGLARTVRASTIWDDVRECVGGYTCHLGFESGASATLVYDARAFFDVAELHSWVAEDGGRRSPQANQRVASNFAALSQNPDHLEVALEAQKEQGRYGAATTTEESQELWGYSAPGEIIHHPYFGLTVVSCQHGAIRQSPDGLVVYGQNGLQEIPVARTMRGRAAELAELHRAITEDRPVQHDGRWGRATLEVCFAILQSAYEDREVVLSHQVSL
- a CDS encoding class II aldolase/adducin family protein encodes the protein MSSTPSGAGLDTERHAIALACRVLAARDLAPGILGHISLRVDRDRLLIRCRGPRERGLAFTSAEDIRMVTLDGTAGGKGELDDGYQPPNELPLHTEVLRTRRDVNAVVHAHPEAVVAADLAGLAVRPIVGAFDIPGFRLAAAGVPVYRRGVLVRNRQLAQEMVAAMADRPVVVLRAHGLTSAADTVERAVLQAISVDTISRLSLQIASAGGTLADLPDADAAELPDLGNAFNETIAWRHELARLETHGLSCHPSEKRSS
- a CDS encoding aromatic-ring-hydroxylating dioxygenase subunit beta; translated protein: METSQLDVELRLRINEFYARETMLLDDGRLDEWLGLLAPDVRYTMPFPESSTHPVDDDDGLPPFLLFNDDYESLKLRIARLATGLAPGETPRTITQRLVSDILVTDVSDQELSVRSSVMVFLVRHERHESFFIGKRQDVLRRDEDSGLLLAARVITLAHSVLPRAISIFF
- the hcaB gene encoding 3-(cis-5,6-dihydroxycyclohexa-1,3-dien-1-yl)propanoate dehydrogenase, producing the protein MSWLTGQVALVTGGAAGIGLAVVERFLAEGACVGVLDRSEGDLATIGNADGRLIAVTGDVRSYADNVMAVRETVDAFGKLDVFVGNAGIFDYFAPLVGFDGADLSSAFDEIFAVNVKGYLLGARAAVPELLKSDGPSMIFTVSNSGFYASGGGPLYTASKHAVVGVVRELAYELAPKIRVNGVAPGGTVTGLRGIEDLGQGQDVLSSVPGIADIMSTTNPLQYAQQPADHAGLYLLLASADNSRAVTGVVINSDGGLGVRGLNQPSGGTELATGAMRIDVGST
- a CDS encoding DODA-type extradiol aromatic ring-opening family dioxygenase; its protein translation is MGEIVAGYASSHAFTFIPPPRWEGFRIKNRQKYTLRRGKTPPRLRKDEEPFDDAAARYAHIENGLQRLRDSIRQDRLDCLIIIGDDQNENFDGSALPQIAIHTGDGFTVSDRFLPDARFWKSSPELSKDLSEHTVEAGFDVTAVTDFRDSTLHSHAHGEIVANILRDHQIPVVLVFLNAVHVPSLSPKRCFALGRAIADAVRSRRPADERIGLYASGGLSHFTAGYPWAAYDGPRVHGSIDEEFDRRTLKCLATGNGYELSKLTSEDLLNSGNIELRSWICAVGAVGGNTPWASVYEPIPRALMGMAVAWTNCEVTV